From a region of the Butyrivibrio sp. AE3004 genome:
- a CDS encoding amino acid ABC transporter permease: protein MNLDVLKSYIPLYNEALLLTVKIGLLGILTAFAIGLSGAAATYFRVPVINSILKVYIEIFRNTPLLVQLFFIYFALPKLGIRISAELCGIIGLGLIGGAYMIETMRSGLESIAKVQSESALSLGMTDGQVFLHIILPQAFSVSIPGIMANVIFLLKETSVFSTISLMDLMFTAKDLIGMYAKTIECLFLLVVYYLIMLLPVSILGSIIERRVRYAEFGD, encoded by the coding sequence ATGAATTTAGATGTGCTTAAATCATATATACCGTTATATAACGAAGCACTACTCCTGACTGTTAAGATAGGTTTGCTTGGCATCCTGACAGCCTTCGCCATTGGGCTGTCAGGGGCAGCAGCCACCTACTTCAGGGTTCCGGTTATAAACAGTATTTTGAAAGTATATATAGAAATCTTCAGAAACACTCCGCTACTGGTTCAGCTTTTTTTCATTTACTTTGCATTACCAAAGCTTGGAATCAGGATATCAGCGGAGCTTTGTGGCATTATTGGGCTGGGGCTTATAGGCGGAGCATACATGATAGAAACCATGAGGAGCGGCCTTGAATCAATTGCAAAGGTACAGAGCGAAAGCGCTCTGTCTCTCGGAATGACGGATGGTCAGGTATTTTTACATATAATTTTGCCACAGGCCTTTTCGGTAAGCATTCCCGGAATTATGGCAAATGTTATCTTCCTTCTTAAGGAAACTTCTGTTTTTTCAACCATAAGTCTAATGGATCTTATGTTTACGGCAAAGGATTTAATAGGAATGTATGCAAAGACAATAGAGTGTCTGTTTTTACTTGTTGTTTATTACCTGATAATGCTTCTTCCTGTTTCGATTCTGGGATCAATAATCGAGAGGAGGGTGCGCTATGCAGAGTTTGGGGATTGA
- a CDS encoding radical SAM protein: MATDEHIILKEHPCFGPCKKNKGRIHLPVAPGCNIECRFCDRKINEDEQRPGVTSAVLEPEEAAGFVELAIEKCPEITVVGIAGPGDTLATDRALKTFRLLRGKFPKLIRCMSTNGLLLDEKAEEVAELIDTLTVTVNAVDPEIQAQINNKIIYHGKIYTGIEAAKILIRNQLSGIRKVAKAGTLVKVNTVLVPGINDKHIEEVAATVKAAGASIYNIIPLIPQNDMKDIAAPTCEELHRARQEAELYINVFRHCQHCRADAVGVPGVYDIGAKLYQGRLSVKETFSHG; the protein is encoded by the coding sequence ATGGCTACAGACGAACATATAATTTTAAAGGAACATCCGTGCTTTGGACCATGCAAAAAGAATAAAGGAAGGATTCATCTGCCGGTGGCTCCCGGATGCAATATTGAGTGCCGGTTTTGCGATAGAAAGATAAATGAAGATGAGCAAAGACCGGGGGTTACAAGTGCAGTACTTGAACCTGAGGAGGCAGCAGGCTTTGTGGAACTGGCAATTGAGAAATGCCCGGAAATTACGGTAGTTGGAATTGCAGGGCCGGGTGACACTTTGGCGACAGACAGAGCACTTAAAACATTCAGACTTTTAAGAGGAAAATTTCCAAAGCTGATAAGGTGCATGAGTACCAATGGACTTCTTCTCGATGAAAAGGCAGAGGAAGTTGCCGAACTGATAGATACCTTAACGGTGACGGTGAATGCGGTAGATCCTGAGATACAGGCACAGATAAATAACAAGATCATCTATCACGGAAAAATTTATACAGGAATTGAAGCAGCAAAGATACTTATAAGAAATCAATTAAGTGGCATCAGAAAAGTTGCAAAGGCAGGAACTCTTGTAAAAGTAAATACAGTTTTGGTGCCCGGGATAAACGATAAGCATATAGAAGAGGTTGCAGCTACGGTAAAGGCAGCGGGAGCGTCAATCTACAATATAATCCCGCTTATTCCGCAGAATGATATGAAGGACATAGCTGCACCGACCTGCGAGGAGCTTCACAGGGCGAGACAGGAAGCAGAGCTTTACATAAATGTTTTCAGACACTGTCAGCACTGCAGGGCAGACGCTGTTGGAGTTCCGGGTGTTTACGACATCGGAGCAAAGCTTTATCAGGGAAGATTAAGTGTAAAGGAGACGTTTTCTCATGGCTGA
- a CDS encoding NifB/NifX family molybdenum-iron cluster-binding protein: MADEKFKVAVATSDGINVDSHFGHVTEFTIYDVDVNSGEGEPAESREISVAGCSDGSCGEVGTFDRIAERLSDVEYVLAAKIGPRAVMALGRANIIAIDAVIPIDKALSKLKDYRDKKKQKEERARRILSENGIVDK, from the coding sequence ATGGCTGATGAAAAGTTCAAGGTTGCGGTGGCAACGTCTGATGGAATAAATGTTGATTCTCACTTTGGTCATGTGACCGAATTCACCATATATGATGTGGATGTAAATTCCGGTGAGGGGGAGCCGGCAGAATCAAGGGAAATAAGTGTTGCGGGCTGCAGCGACGGAAGCTGCGGAGAAGTAGGAACCTTTGACAGGATTGCCGAAAGGCTTTCCGATGTGGAATACGTGCTTGCAGCAAAAATCGGTCCTCGTGCGGTAATGGCACTTGGAAGAGCAAACATAATCGCTATAGATGCAGTTATTCCCATAGACAAAGCACTGTCCAAATTAAAGGACTACAGAGATAAGAAAAAGCAGAAGGAAGAACGGGCAAGGAGAATATTATCCGAAAACGGGATAGTAGATAAATAA
- the cysK gene encoding cysteine synthase A has translation MADIKESALELIGGTPILKLNGYSKAAGVTEATLLAKLEYLNPAGSVKDRVALSMIEDAEKKGKLKPGATIIEPTSGNTGIGLAAVAAAKGYKAILTLPDTMSVERRNLLKAYGAQIVLTEGAKGMKGAIAKAEELEKEIEGSIILGQFENPANPEVHRKTTGPEIWKQTDGKVDIFVAGVGTGGTVTGVGEFLKELNPDVKIVAVEPASSPVLSQGTAGAHKIQGIGAGFVPETLNTKIYDEVIPIENDDAFAEGKKFAVSEGILVGISSGAALKAATILAKREENKGKNIVVLLPDSGDRYLSTALFAD, from the coding sequence ATGGCAGATATAAAAGAAAGCGCATTGGAGCTTATTGGAGGAACACCCATACTTAAACTTAACGGCTACAGCAAGGCAGCAGGAGTTACAGAGGCAACTCTTCTTGCAAAGCTCGAATATTTAAATCCCGCAGGATCGGTTAAGGACAGAGTAGCACTTAGCATGATCGAGGATGCTGAGAAGAAAGGAAAGCTCAAACCCGGAGCTACGATCATTGAACCTACCAGCGGAAATACAGGAATCGGACTTGCAGCAGTTGCAGCTGCAAAGGGATACAAAGCAATACTTACACTTCCTGATACAATGAGTGTTGAGAGAAGAAATCTCTTGAAGGCTTACGGCGCTCAGATCGTACTTACGGAAGGCGCAAAGGGTATGAAGGGTGCAATTGCAAAGGCAGAGGAGCTTGAAAAGGAAATTGAAGGATCAATCATCCTTGGACAGTTTGAAAATCCGGCAAATCCGGAGGTTCACAGAAAAACCACAGGACCTGAAATCTGGAAACAGACAGACGGTAAAGTAGACATCTTTGTTGCAGGTGTTGGTACAGGCGGAACAGTTACAGGTGTGGGTGAGTTCTTAAAGGAGCTTAATCCCGATGTTAAGATTGTAGCAGTAGAGCCTGCAAGCAGCCCGGTTCTCTCACAGGGAACAGCAGGCGCACACAAGATTCAGGGAATCGGAGCAGGCTTTGTTCCTGAAACACTCAATACCAAGATTTATGATGAAGTTATTCCGATAGAGAATGATGACGCTTTTGCAGAAGGTAAGAAGTTTGCGGTTTCAGAGGGAATTCTTGTAGGAATATCATCAGGTGCAGCACTTAAGGCAGCAACAATACTTGCAAAGAGAGAAGAGAATAAGGGCAAGAATATAGTTGTTCTTCTTCCCGATTCAGGTGACAGATACCTTTCAACAGCGCTTTTCGCAGATTAA
- a CDS encoding YezD family protein: MAKVETEKCTPEEVWKKIQKQVESLKYGTVTITVHDGKITQIETSSKLRF, translated from the coding sequence ATGGCAAAGGTTGAAACAGAAAAATGCACACCGGAAGAAGTCTGGAAGAAGATTCAGAAACAGGTTGAAAGCCTGAAATACGGAACTGTAACAATTACTGTTCATGATGGGAAGATTACACAGATTGAGACAAGTTCTAAGCTCAGATTTTAA
- a CDS encoding pyridoxamine 5'-phosphate oxidase family protein, with protein sequence MALTHEEIENYLKSTKRILLSTVTEDNQADVRILGAIATDGVKTYFSTQSNARKVAQIEKNDNVAIYFEAPGQEFPNYVNATVYGKARKVTCEKGIEKAAALIKEKLPKFELTEDKSIFVVEPKQIKIFNSSAELAQDKVQIVEF encoded by the coding sequence ATGGCATTAACACATGAAGAAATTGAAAACTATCTTAAGAGTACAAAGAGAATTCTTTTGTCAACGGTGACAGAAGACAATCAGGCAGATGTAAGAATCCTAGGTGCTATCGCGACAGACGGTGTAAAGACTTATTTTTCCACACAGTCAAATGCAAGAAAGGTTGCCCAGATTGAGAAAAACGATAACGTTGCAATCTATTTTGAAGCACCCGGACAGGAATTTCCGAATTATGTAAATGCAACTGTGTATGGCAAGGCAAGGAAGGTTACCTGTGAAAAAGGAATTGAAAAGGCAGCAGCACTCATAAAAGAAAAACTCCCTAAATTCGAGCTTACTGAGGACAAGAGTATTTTTGTCGTTGAACCAAAACAGATAAAAATCTTTAATTCCTCAGCTGAACTGGCACAGGACAAGGTTCAGATAGTTGAATTTTAA
- a CDS encoding amino acid ABC transporter ATP-binding protein, translated as MSELVKVKHLHKEFGNNVVLKDINLSVKKGEVMVIIGPSGCGKSTFLRCLNGLEDIQGGVVTVDGLPVEPNKKDISNIRQKIGMVFQSYELFPHKTVLENAILAPVLVQKRIKDDVIREALELLDKVGLADKKDYYPRQLSGGQKQRVAIVRALLMHPDVLLFDEVTAALDPEMVHEVLQTMLELAKGGSTMIIVTHEMAFAKAVADRIVFFDQGEIVEESREVKKFFDEPETERAKRFLKTFAYE; from the coding sequence ATGAGTGAGCTCGTTAAAGTTAAACATTTACATAAAGAATTCGGTAATAATGTGGTCCTTAAGGATATAAATCTCTCGGTGAAAAAAGGAGAGGTTATGGTTATAATAGGACCTTCAGGCTGCGGAAAAAGTACCTTCTTAAGGTGCCTCAACGGTCTTGAAGACATTCAGGGAGGAGTCGTGACCGTAGATGGTCTTCCGGTTGAACCGAATAAAAAGGATATCAGTAATATCAGACAGAAAATTGGAATGGTGTTTCAGTCTTATGAACTTTTTCCGCATAAGACAGTTCTTGAAAATGCAATCCTTGCGCCTGTGCTTGTGCAAAAAAGAATAAAGGATGATGTCATAAGAGAAGCGCTTGAACTGCTTGATAAGGTAGGACTTGCTGATAAAAAGGATTACTATCCAAGGCAGTTATCAGGAGGACAAAAGCAGAGAGTAGCTATAGTGAGAGCACTTCTGATGCACCCCGATGTGCTGCTGTTTGATGAAGTTACTGCAGCGCTGGATCCCGAGATGGTGCATGAAGTACTGCAGACCATGCTTGAGCTGGCTAAGGGCGGGTCAACCATGATAATTGTTACGCATGAGATGGCCTTTGCAAAAGCGGTCGCTGACAGGATAGTATTCTTTGATCAGGGTGAGATTGTTGAGGAGAGCAGGGAAGTTAAGAAGTTCTTTGACGAGCCGGAGACAGAGAGGGCGAAGAGATTCTTGAAGACCTTTGCGTATGAGTAA
- a CDS encoding RrF2 family transcriptional regulator, translating to MFSTKGRYALRIMIDIAEQTPGELVPLKDTADRLGVSKKYLEIIAKELVKAKLISGASGKHGGYALTRAPEEYTVGEIIEIMEGPIAPIACLLPDAEECPKKETCRTLSMWKEFQKLEKDFFFGKKLSDLVQ from the coding sequence ATGTTTTCAACAAAAGGAAGATATGCTCTTAGAATAATGATAGATATTGCAGAACAGACTCCCGGTGAACTCGTTCCTCTTAAAGATACAGCTGATAGACTCGGAGTCTCAAAAAAATATCTTGAGATAATAGCGAAAGAACTGGTTAAAGCAAAGCTCATCTCCGGGGCAAGCGGGAAACATGGTGGGTATGCTTTGACAAGAGCTCCCGAGGAATACACCGTCGGTGAGATAATAGAGATCATGGAAGGCCCTATAGCACCGATTGCCTGCCTTCTTCCGGATGCTGAGGAATGTCCTAAAAAGGAAACCTGCAGAACTCTCTCCATGTGGAAGGAGTTTCAGAAGCTGGAGAAGGATTTCTTTTTTGGGAAGAAACTGAGTGATTTGGTGCAGTAG
- the cysK gene encoding cysteine synthase A, translating to MSKVFKGILDLVGNTPLLEVVNIEKELDLKATVLVKLEYFNPAGSVKDRIAKAMIEDAEESGKLKPGATIIEPTSGNTGIGLAAVAASKGYKVILTMPETMSVERRSILKNYGAEIVLTDGAKGMKGAIEKADELSKDIPGSYIPGQFVNPSNPAIHKKTTGPEIWNDTDGKVDIFIAGVGTITGTGEFLKEQNPNIKVVALEPEDSPVLSEGKAGPHKIQGIGAGFVPEVLNTTVFDEVFKAPNKESFETAKLLSIKEGISVGI from the coding sequence ATGTCTAAGGTATTCAAAGGAATTCTTGATCTGGTCGGAAACACACCACTGCTTGAGGTGGTCAATATAGAAAAGGAGCTTGATCTTAAAGCTACCGTTCTTGTAAAACTTGAGTATTTTAATCCGGCAGGCAGCGTAAAAGACCGTATTGCAAAGGCAATGATAGAGGATGCGGAGGAAAGTGGTAAGTTAAAGCCGGGAGCTACTATCATCGAGCCCACAAGCGGAAATACGGGGATAGGACTTGCTGCCGTTGCTGCTTCAAAGGGATATAAGGTTATCCTTACAATGCCTGAAACTATGAGTGTTGAAAGAAGGAGTATTCTAAAAAACTACGGGGCTGAGATAGTTCTTACAGATGGAGCAAAGGGAATGAAGGGAGCAATCGAGAAAGCAGATGAGCTTTCAAAGGATATACCAGGAAGTTACATACCGGGCCAGTTTGTAAATCCTTCAAATCCTGCAATTCATAAGAAGACCACGGGTCCCGAAATCTGGAATGACACAGATGGCAAGGTGGACATATTTATTGCAGGTGTAGGAACCATAACAGGAACCGGAGAATTCTTAAAGGAACAGAATCCCAATATTAAGGTTGTTGCATTGGAGCCTGAGGACTCACCGGTTCTTTCTGAAGGAAAGGCAGGCCCTCATAAGATACAGGGGATAGGAGCAGGTTTTGTTCCTGAAGTTCTAAATACAACGGTATTTGATGAAGTTTTCAAGGCACCTAATAAAGAATCTTTTGAAACAGCTAAGCTCTTATCGATAAAGGAAGGTATCTCTGTGGGAATATAA
- a CDS encoding amino acid ABC transporter permease, with protein sequence MQSLGIDVLFKGTNMIRLLKGLWVSVEISLISVAISIALGLVVGVLMTSKNRILKILLRIYLEIVRIMPQMVLLFIVYFGTTRVFGMNISAEFSAIIVFVFWGTAEMGDLVRGSIKSIPKIQYDSAYALGLNKFQVHFFIIFPQTIRRLIPLSINLVTRMVKTTSLVMMIGIVEVLKVAQQIIEANRKASPNAAFGVFAVVFLLYFLVCWPISRFAVKLEKRWA encoded by the coding sequence ATGCAGAGTTTGGGGATTGACGTACTTTTTAAAGGCACCAATATGATAAGACTTCTAAAGGGACTCTGGGTATCGGTGGAAATAAGCCTGATATCGGTTGCAATAAGTATTGCACTTGGTCTCGTGGTAGGAGTCTTAATGACATCCAAAAACAGAATTCTTAAGATTTTGCTTAGGATATATCTTGAGATAGTCAGGATCATGCCCCAGATGGTACTTTTATTTATTGTATATTTTGGGACAACAAGAGTTTTCGGGATGAATATTTCCGCTGAGTTTTCCGCAATCATTGTTTTTGTGTTTTGGGGAACAGCGGAGATGGGTGATCTTGTAAGAGGATCAATAAAAAGCATACCGAAAATTCAGTATGATTCTGCGTATGCACTTGGACTTAATAAATTCCAGGTACATTTCTTTATTATTTTTCCACAGACAATAAGAAGACTTATTCCTCTTTCCATAAACCTGGTTACCAGAATGGTAAAGACAACATCACTTGTGATGATGATAGGAATAGTCGAGGTATTGAAGGTTGCACAGCAGATAATCGAAGCTAACAGAAAGGCATCACCTAATGCCGCCTTTGGTGTATTCGCAGTTGTATTTCTTCTTTATTTCCTTGTTTGCTGGCCGATTAGCAGATTTGCAGTTAAACTTGAAAAAAGGTGGGCGTAA
- a CDS encoding MalY/PatB family protein, translating into MSRYDFDTVIDRKNTSSLKYDFGPERKNRDDLLPLWVADMDFKLPDEIIEDIEKRVKHGIFGYTDPKEDYYAAVRNWFLKRHGITVKDEWNTITPGVVYAIATAIRALTEEGDAVLIQQPVYYPFTEMIKLNNRRAVNNQLIYRDGYYEIDFNDFENKIISEKVKLFLLCSPHNPVGRVWTKEELIKIADICERNGVYVFADEIHADFVYKGFKHISYLTLGEKYTKKLIVGTSPSKTFNIAGLQIANILIPDENTRKAFRVANEAAGYSQCSALGLTATISAYTKGGGWLDELLDYLEGNVFFIKNYLEEKIPEVRLIQPEGTYLLWLDFSRIADHHKDLEKIIVDKAHLWLDPGIIFGRETNLFERINIAAPRKILEKAMDQLYDAISNNDSER; encoded by the coding sequence ATGAGCAGGTACGATTTTGATACAGTTATTGACAGGAAAAACACATCATCTTTGAAATATGATTTTGGCCCTGAGAGAAAAAACAGGGATGATCTTCTTCCTTTATGGGTTGCGGATATGGATTTTAAACTGCCGGATGAAATAATTGAGGATATTGAAAAGAGAGTGAAGCATGGTATTTTTGGCTACACAGATCCTAAGGAAGATTATTATGCTGCAGTCAGGAACTGGTTTTTAAAACGTCATGGCATAACCGTTAAGGATGAATGGAACACAATAACTCCAGGAGTAGTATATGCCATAGCAACTGCAATAAGGGCACTTACAGAGGAAGGAGATGCGGTACTTATACAGCAGCCGGTCTATTATCCTTTTACCGAGATGATAAAGCTTAACAACAGAAGGGCTGTCAATAATCAGCTAATATATAGGGATGGCTACTATGAAATAGATTTTAACGATTTCGAAAACAAGATCATATCGGAAAAGGTAAAGCTTTTTTTGCTGTGCAGTCCTCATAATCCTGTAGGCAGGGTGTGGACAAAGGAGGAGCTTATTAAGATTGCTGATATCTGCGAAAGAAACGGAGTGTATGTTTTTGCGGATGAGATTCATGCGGATTTTGTTTATAAAGGCTTTAAGCATATATCTTATCTGACACTTGGAGAGAAATACACTAAAAAGCTGATAGTCGGAACATCACCCAGCAAGACCTTCAATATAGCAGGATTACAGATTGCCAATATACTTATTCCCGATGAAAACACGAGAAAAGCTTTCAGGGTAGCAAATGAGGCAGCAGGCTATAGCCAGTGCAGTGCACTTGGGCTTACGGCAACAATATCAGCATACACCAAGGGAGGCGGGTGGCTGGATGAACTATTGGACTATCTTGAGGGGAATGTCTTTTTTATTAAAAATTATCTGGAGGAAAAAATACCGGAGGTCAGACTTATTCAGCCCGAGGGAACGTATCTTTTGTGGCTCGATTTTAGCCGGATAGCGGATCATCATAAAGACCTTGAAAAGATAATAGTTGATAAGGCTCATCTGTGGCTTGATCCGGGAATAATCTTCGGAAGAGAGACTAATCTGTTTGAAAGAATAAATATCGCAGCGCCTAGAAAAATCTTAGAAAAGGCAATGGATCAGCTATACGATGCTATCAGTAATAATGATAGCGAACGATAA
- a CDS encoding trans-sulfuration enzyme family protein — protein sequence MACGGCNKCTDVNCSIETKCQQLDRNILDKWGAISFPIYQTATFAHPGLGDSTGYDYTRMQNPTRQQLESIVAYLENGKDAIAFASGMAAIATIMELFSPGDHFIIDEDLYGGSIRLFNEISLKNGLEYTAVSLSKEDIRPYIRENTKAVYLETPTNPMMNVTDILKLSEVTKEKGLLLIVDNTFLSPYFQNPLNLGADIVIHSGTKFLGGHHDTIGGFVVVKDEALDERLRFIYKTTGAGLSPFDSWLILRGIRTLAVRLDRAQENALKLARYLKTNKHVTRVIYPGLPEHPGYEIMKKQARGFGAMLTFEVDSPEFAHSILNNVQLIYFAESLGGTETLITYPITQTHADVPKDLLLKNGINDRVLRLSVGIEGITDLICEFNRVFAIAEKEAGEQ from the coding sequence ATGGCTTGCGGTGGTTGCAATAAATGTACTGATGTCAACTGCAGTATAGAGACAAAGTGTCAGCAGCTTGACAGAAATATTTTGGATAAGTGGGGGGCAATCAGTTTTCCCATATATCAGACGGCGACATTTGCACATCCGGGACTTGGAGACAGCACCGGTTATGACTATACCAGGATGCAGAATCCTACGAGACAGCAGCTTGAATCAATCGTTGCTTATCTTGAGAACGGAAAGGACGCAATTGCCTTTGCCAGCGGAATGGCCGCTATAGCAACTATAATGGAGCTATTTAGTCCCGGGGATCATTTTATTATTGATGAGGACCTTTATGGTGGAAGTATCAGGCTCTTTAATGAGATTAGTTTAAAAAATGGTCTGGAATACACAGCTGTCAGTCTGAGTAAAGAAGATATAAGACCTTATATCAGGGAAAACACTAAGGCTGTTTACCTTGAGACGCCCACAAATCCCATGATGAATGTGACGGATATTTTAAAGCTTTCCGAGGTTACGAAGGAAAAGGGATTACTTCTTATAGTTGATAACACCTTTTTATCACCTTATTTTCAAAATCCTTTAAATCTTGGTGCTGATATAGTCATTCATTCAGGAACAAAATTCCTCGGTGGACATCATGACACTATAGGTGGTTTTGTGGTGGTAAAGGATGAAGCTTTGGACGAGAGGCTTAGATTCATCTATAAGACGACGGGGGCGGGATTATCACCCTTTGACAGCTGGCTCATCCTTAGAGGAATCAGAACCCTTGCGGTAAGGCTGGACAGAGCACAGGAAAATGCTTTAAAGCTCGCAAGATATTTAAAGACAAATAAGCATGTGACAAGGGTTATTTATCCGGGGCTTCCGGAACATCCCGGATACGAGATTATGAAAAAACAGGCAAGAGGCTTTGGAGCAATGCTTACCTTTGAAGTAGACAGTCCTGAATTTGCTCATTCTATATTGAATAATGTCCAGCTTATCTATTTTGCAGAGAGCCTTGGTGGAACAGAGACACTTATCACATATCCAATAACACAGACTCATGCGGATGTTCCCAAAGACCTTCTTTTGAAAAATGGAATAAACGACAGGGTTTTACGACTCTCTGTAGGAATTGAGGGAATAACGGACCTTATTTGTGAATTTAACAGAGTCTTTGCTATAGCTGAAAAAGAAGCCGGGGAACAGTGA
- a CDS encoding transporter substrate-binding domain-containing protein, which produces MKKNLLTKIGTLVAATALIGGTIAGCGSAKAETTITDEDTAKAETAEAADSSADANDEAETDTVYRTLDEIKESGTINIGVFSDKSPFGYVDENGEYAGYDVYFAEKIGEDLGVKINYVSTEAANRIEYLQTGKVDIILANFTVTEERAEEVDFALPYMNVALGVVSPSDKVVESLDSVEADDQIIVISGTTAETYLEKNYPDIKLQKYDAYAEAKTAFENGNGAAWANDNTEVIAFSLENEGYTVGIPSLGDADTIAPAVTKGNESLLTWLNDEIETIGADNFFHKDYEATLLDTYGADYENTLVVEGGKVQ; this is translated from the coding sequence ATGAAAAAGAATCTACTTACAAAAATCGGAACACTTGTCGCAGCAACAGCACTTATAGGGGGAACTATTGCAGGCTGCGGTTCAGCTAAGGCTGAAACAACAATTACTGATGAAGATACAGCAAAGGCTGAAACAGCTGAGGCTGCAGATTCATCAGCAGATGCCAATGATGAAGCAGAAACAGATACTGTTTACAGAACACTTGATGAAATCAAGGAGAGCGGAACAATCAATATCGGCGTTTTTTCAGATAAGAGCCCATTTGGCTATGTTGATGAGAACGGTGAATATGCAGGTTATGACGTATATTTTGCAGAGAAGATCGGAGAGGATCTTGGTGTTAAGATCAATTACGTATCTACAGAGGCTGCAAACAGAATTGAATATCTGCAGACAGGTAAGGTAGATATTATTCTTGCTAACTTTACAGTTACCGAAGAGAGAGCAGAAGAAGTTGATTTCGCACTTCCTTATATGAATGTTGCACTTGGTGTTGTTTCACCATCTGACAAGGTTGTAGAGAGTCTTGATTCTGTAGAAGCTGATGATCAGATTATCGTTATTTCAGGAACAACAGCAGAGACCTACCTTGAGAAGAATTATCCTGACATAAAGCTCCAGAAATATGATGCTTATGCTGAAGCAAAGACAGCTTTCGAAAATGGAAACGGTGCGGCATGGGCAAACGATAACACAGAGGTTATTGCCTTCTCACTTGAGAACGAGGGCTATACTGTAGGTATTCCTTCCCTTGGTGATGCTGATACAATCGCACCTGCCGTAACAAAGGGCAATGAGTCACTTCTTACATGGCTTAACGATGAGATCGAAACTATCGGCGCTGACAACTTCTTCCATAAGGATTATGAAGCTACTCTTCTTGATACCTATGGAGCAGACTATGAAAACACTCTTGTAGTTGAGGGTGGTAAGGTTCAGTAA